The Plasmodium yoelii strain 17X genome assembly, chromosome: 8 genome includes a region encoding these proteins:
- a CDS encoding delta-tubulin yields MGVLGVQIGQCGNQLGMEFYDAIYKHIISCKNVNLKNKLINMYFDEEYKYDNNIFPILEYEDFTNSKNIKGHIINHDFSNAKYLNNYVARCILIDMEPKVIERCLNGNKFDNNFPDYSNYVLKNKNKKYEKIRNYEFGKYDNEIEKSHKYVCGLNEYYEPTNNFTKIFKKKCDINLDDNYKKFDNFINKEVENNSSNFDDNNIVNVSSYSKMYSVNQWKYNKNNVIYGLNGSGNNWSYGFNVHAKNICEDFINLINKELEKNNNDECIDNIMLFHSLAGGSGSGISSYISYILKDEYPKINLFNICILPYTFGEISVQSLNTILCLSSIYEVSDCVMIFENDKFELMCKKINNGSISGDVTGHSLHSFGNIDTNNINKYICQFLVHTIGLPVDYSYLKNSNNYKYSNFMNSIISDLCCHSNYKLISVRHLPQVYKDNLKFEQNTFNMLIKRMHKMVINGNILDYSIGTNKDSAEISGYLNNYMDCYFSKISEKNLKNNNIFQKINNIPIHLNENISKGYVDNKFNSIFLSSDNNNTNKYQQMKPRHPYKTINKNNNLKNLHDNINSTHFDHNNVIFNSKMIMRGEINENINFNLFKNNVLYSNISLNPIEIYIDQNKYFGNNSLSMLSNCLTPIPGLKKVLQNAKMLYSTNAYIYQYNNYGVTHDNIRNSLMGVDQIINAYERLSCE; encoded by the coding sequence ATGGGGGTTTTAGGTGTGCAAATTGGACAATGTGGGAATCAACTAGGGATGGAATTTTACGATgctatatataaacatattataagttgtaaaaatgtaaatttaaaaaataaattaattaatatgtattttgatgaagaatataaatatgataataatatatttcccaTATTAGAATATGAAGATTTTAccaatagtaaaaatattaaaggaCATATAATAAATCATGATTTTTCAAAtgcaaaatatttaaataattatgttgCAAGATGTATATTAATAGATATGGAACCAAAAGTAATTGAGAGATGTCTAAACGGGAATAAGtttgataataattttccagattatagtaattatgttttaaaaaataaaaataaaaaatatgaaaaaataagaaattaTGAATTTGGAAAATATGACAATGAAATTGAGAAAAGTCATAAATATGTGTGTGGattaaatgaatattatgaaccaacaaataattttacaaaaatatttaaaaaaaaatgtgatatAAATTTGgatgataattataaaaaatttgataattttataaataaagaagTAGAAAATAATAGTTCCAATTTTGATGATAATAACATAGTTAATGTTTCATCTTATTCAAAAATGTACAGCGTCAATCAGTggaaatataacaaaaataatgtaatttATGGCCTGAACGGGTCAGGTAATAATTGGTCATATGGGTTTAATGTAcatgcaaaaaatatatgtgaagattttataaatttaataaataaagaattagaaaaaaataacaatgatGAATGTATAGATAACATAATGTTATTTCATAGTTTAGCAGGTGGAAGTGGTAGTGGAATAAGTTCATATATatcttatattttaaaagatgaatatccaaaaataaatttatttaatatatgtattttacCTTACACTTTTGGTGAAATAAGTGTACAAAGTTTGAATACGATTTTATGTTTATCATCTATTTATGAAGTTTCAGATTGTGTTATGATttttgaaaatgataaatttgaattaatgtgtaaaaaaataaataatggtAGTATCTCTGGAGATGTAACAGGTCATTCATTACATTCGTTTGGAAATATAGATACaaacaatattaataaatatatatgccaGTTTCTTGTACATACAATAGGATTACCAGTTGATTAtagttatttaaaaaatagtaataattataaatattcaaattttatgaattcGATAATATCAGATTTATGCTGTCATTccaattataaattaatatcaGTTCGACATTTACCACAAGTTTATaaagataatttaaaattcgAACAAAACACTTttaatatgttaataaaaagaatGCATAAAATGGTtataaatggaaatatattagaTTATAGTATAGGTACAAATAAAGATAGTGCTGAAATTAGTggttatttaaataattatatggattgttatttttctaaaatatcagaaaaaaatctaaaaaataataatattttccaaaaaattaataatattccaATACAtctaaatgaaaatataagtaAAGGATATGTggataataaatttaattcgatttttttatcgagtgataataataatacaaataaatatcagCAAATGAAACCAAGACATCCttataaaacaattaataaaaataataatttgaaaaatttacatgataatataaattcaaCACATTTTGATCACaataatgttatttttaattctaaAATGATAATGCGTGGTGAAATTAACgagaatataaattttaacttatttaaaaataatgtgtTATATAGTAATATATCTTTGAATCCTATAGAAATTTATAttgatcaaaataaatattttggcAATAATAGTTTGTCTATGTTATCTAATTGCTTAACTCCTATACCGGGTTTAAAAAAAGTTTTGCAAAATgcaaaaatgttatattctACAAACGCTTATATATATcagtataataattatggGGTGACACATGACAATATCCGCAATTCCCTCATGGGGGTTGACCAAATTATTAATGCATATGAGCGTTTATCTTGCGAGTAG
- a CDS encoding mitochondrial-processing peptidase subunit beta, putative — translation MIGKKINYLLGNTLKKSSRKYSTSNLINEIKNQPLTKITELSNKMKVATIQNNCEVPTIGLWISSGSKYENKMNNGVAHFLEHMIFKGTHKRNRIQLEKEIENMGAHLNAYTAREQTGYYFKCFKDDVKWCIELLSDILTNSIFDEQLIEMEKHVILREMEEVEKSTDEIIFDKLHMTAFRDHPLGYTILGPIENIKNMKKNDILNYIQKNYTSDRMVLCAVGNVNHDNIVKLAEQHFSNIKPQDEKGLIFKKEFDKIKPFFCGSEIIMRDDDSGPNAHVAVAFEGVPWTSSDSITFMLMQCIIGTYRKNEEGIVPGKLSANRTINNISNKMTVGCADYFTSFNTCYNNTGLFGFYVQCDELAVEHAVGELMFGITSLSYSITDEEVELAKIHLKTQLISMFESSSTLAEEISRQILVYGRPISLAEFIIRLNEIDAEEVKRVAWKYLHDRDIAVAAMGALHGMPQYFDLRQKTYWLRY, via the coding sequence atgataggaaaaaaaattaattatctCTTGGGTAATACACTCAAGAAATCTTCTAGAAAATATAGTACAtctaatttaataaatgaaataaaaaatcaacCTTTAACTAAAATTACAGaattatcaaataaaatgaaagTAGCAACAATACAAAATAATTGTGAAGTTCCTACAATTGGATTATGGATAAGTAGTGGAAgcaaatatgaaaataaaatgaataatgGAGTAGCCCATTTTTTAGAACATATGATTTTTAAGGGAACACATAAAAGAAATAGAATCCAattagaaaaagaaattgaaaatatgGGAGCACATCTAAATGCATATACTGCTAGAGAACAAACAggatattattttaaatgttttaaagATGATGTTAAATGGTGTATTGAATTATTAAGTGATATATTAACGAATAGTATATTTGATGAGCAGCTTATAGAAATGGAAAAACATGTTATTTTAAGAGAAATGGAAGAAGTTGAAAAATCAACAGatgaaattatttttgataaattacACATGACTGCATTTAGAGATCATCCATTAGGATATACTATTTTAGGTCcaattgaaaatataaaaaatatgaaaaaaaatgatatattaaattatattcaaaaaaattatacatcTGATAGAATGGTTTTATGTGCCGTTGGTAATGTAAATCATGATAATATTGTCAAGTTAGCAGAACAACATTTTTCTAATATTAAACCACAAGATGAAAAGGGtcttatttttaaaaaagaatttgataaaataaaaccatTTTTTTGTGGATCAGAAATTATAATGAGAGATGATGATTCAGGACCAAATGCTCATGTAGCTGTAGCTTTTGAAGGTGTTCCTTGGACTTCTTCAGATTCTATCACATTTATGTTAATGCAATGTATAATAGGAACGTAcagaaaaaatgaagaaggtATTGTACCTGGCAAATTATCAGCAAATAGaactattaataatatatctaaTAAAATGACTGTAGGATGTGCTGATTATTTTACATCTTTTAATACATGCTATAACAATACTGGCTTATTTGGTTTTTATGTACAATGTGATGAATTAGCTGTTGAACATGCAGTTGGTGAATTAATGTTTGGAATCACATCTTTAAGTTATTCTATAACTGATGAAGAAGTTGAACTAGCCAAAATACATCTAAAAACACAACTTATTAGTATGTTTGAATCATCATCAACATTAGCAGAAGAAATATCAAGACAAATACTTGTATATGGTCGCCCAATTTCTTTAGCAGAATTTATTATTAGATTAAATGAAATAGATGCTGAAGAAGTTAAAAGAGTTGCTTGGAAATATTTACACGATCGTGATATAGCAGTTGCTGCAATGGGCGCTTTACATGGCATGCCTCAATATTTTGATCTCAGACAAAAAACATACTGGCTTCGATATTAA
- a CDS encoding gamma-tubulin complex component, putative translates to MSLNPNFNPNAPGSPEYMNESGENKNTHNFSNINNTYGYKENYYNKTGPSTSLIRNKNEIQYQKQNGDQHIQKKITIINNGENYSLNETSGIARDTENIKNPTILTKIAKKVDEKNTENFKSITHFAKYLFFIAKKIGTIQNKNNSKSQNTPHFNDEIQKMLIKHLIYKLNKILSSLINYNILDYNENTNIKHDIEYYCLKNSNLTLNKIRVMLKKLEDSKINYKYILHIILKLKIYQDEIGEKEISHINTIANSNNRQIVSEPVEKNETKIDNLKISDHNFSQNKINNNNNNNNNNNNNNQIIKTDVEIEQNNNNTSNQYNEQNIISIHKNINEIETTQSKIKPITTIIENDMIHKKNIMNKSIFATIILNNKFNSLDIDENLLLRDLIYPLQGINGEYIKFNKLENSFCVYNRKVSIGMHHFINNISKVGILFKKLQKYINIFTNEMDNNANSTLNVSNYFDHFEEDVASTNAFQEMVKMEKINKINKVGKVEKVEKMENGQGSVEDSSSSEENADEITENEEKYNMQMVGRRKGSLVIDALYQIVREYMNEYYKLLSHIESEINEHIHKNTVYIGIKVLYTLLQESYKILRVLINVIDESQRSTGCQFLSFLYSKSQTYDYEEEKMYKKILQKCIKPINLILKQWIENGILKDKYKETFISLNNNINSEQMWMYKFVINSENIPLFINTKTAKKILLTGKCVYLLNYLSLNDTKSVNWGVSDIKLEQKNIFSQIKDKNEFFYNLPNTDIFSINDFHTYVENIDNYIKVISQKKNQELFSLLIKQYGLYDHFKAFRHFILLVDGDLFENIFENMKIDLYMNADELKRHYLNNKLELCIKSSSIFTSNKNIIKKLIIEKFNAKRGDIGWDILVLDFVVEKPLDIIFTNKIKNIYKSINVLLIKLKKIQCELSNIWYLFTHLFKIINLIYYNSVFIHCNVIRNEMFHFIQNILSYFYYDVIDMNWYEFKKKIFTCNDLDMLIHEHYNYVTQIQIDLFLGNYTDMFNSKSFQNSHNINGTPFSNMFDNDTTNYLGSSFSNDINNTTYSSPISHDNGNDVNDGKNNFENDGKNNFENGNPQKNIENETLICLNKILDIISRFINLTSSLISTVCENYSEIKSLTEKKRQQKIDQNIEPNTDPTISDVDIDYINNYINYNIIGEKTIKDIKMLLKYYRNYIYKFICLLLNENKYLYIHSKNTKRDKLYSLRLLASRLDFNLYYVNISKIMDSQKNVKLNISKQINMISK, encoded by the coding sequence ATGAGCTTAAATCCCAATTTCAATCCAAATGCACCTGGCTCCCCAGAATATATGAACGAGTCAggtgaaaataaaaacacacacaattttagtaatataaataatacatatggatataaagaaaattattacaATAAAACTGGACCAAGCACTAGCTTGATtcgaaataaaaatgaaatacaatatcaaaaacaaaatggtGATCaacatattcaaaaaaaaataacaataataaataatggaGAAAATTATTCACTTAATGAAACAAGCGGTATTGCTAGAGACacagaaaatataaaaaatcctacaatattaacaaaaatagctaaaaaagtggatgaaaaaaatacagaAAATTTTAAGAGTATTACTCATTTTgctaaatatttattttttatagcaaaaaaaataggtacaatacaaaataaaaataattccaaATCTCAAAATACACCACATTTTAATGATGAGAtccaaaaaatgttaataaaacatttaatatataaattaaataaaatattatcatcacttataaattataatattctagattataatgaaaatacaaatataaaacatgatatagaatattattgtttaaaaaatagtaacttgacattaaataaaataagagtcatgttaaaaaaattagaagatagtaaaataaattataaatatatacttcatattattttaaaacttaaaatatatcaagaTGAAATAGGAGAAAAGGAAATTTCACATATTAACACAATTgcaaattcaaataatagacAAATAGTATCAGAACcagttgaaaaaaatgagacaAAAATAGATAATCTAAAAATATCTGATCATAATTTTagtcaaaataaaataaataataataataataataataataataataataataataatcaaattataaaaacagATGTAGAaatagaacaaaataataataatacatctAATCAATATAATGAACAAAACATAATTTCTATACATAAAAACATTAACGAAATAGAAACAACacaatcaaaaataaaacctATAACCACAATTATAGAAAATGATAtgattcataaaaaaaatatcatgaataaaagtatatttgCAACAATTATACTAaacaataaatttaatagTTTGGATATCGATGAAAACTTATTGTTAAGAGATTTAATATATCCACTTCAAGGAATAAATggtgaatatataaaatttaataaattagaaaACAGCTTTTGTGTTTATAATAGAAAAGTTAGTATTGGGATGcatcattttattaataatataagcaAGGTAGGTAttctatttaaaaaattacaaaaatatattaatatattcacAAATGAAATGGATAATAATGCAAATTCTACGCTTAACGTTTCAAACTATTTTGACCATTTCGAAGAAGATGTGGCATCTACAAACGCATTCCAAGAAATGgtgaaaatggaaaaaattaacaaaattaacaaGGTGGGCAAGGTGGAAAAGGTGGAAAAAATGGAGAATGGGCAAGGCAGTGTTGAAGATAGCTCTAGCAGTGAAGAGAATGCAGATGAGATAAccgaaaatgaagaaaaatataatatgcaaaTGGTAGGACGGAGAAAAGGAAGCTTAGTAATAGATGCATTGTATCAAATAGTTAGAGAATATATGAAcgaatattataaattgttATCTCATATTGAAAGTGAAATAAATGaacatatacataaaaatacagtatatataggaataaaagttttatatacattattacAAGaatcttataaaatattaagagTGTTAATAAATGTAATAGATGAATCACAAAGATCTACAGGATGTcaatttttatcttttttatattcaaaatcACAAACTTATGATtatgaagaagaaaaaatgtataaaaaaattctacaaaaatgtattaaacccataaatttaattttaaaacaatgGATTGAAAATGGaatattaaaagataaatataaagagacatttatttctttaaataataatataaattctgAACAAATGTGGATGtataaatttgttataaATAGTGAGAATATTCCACTTTTTATTAACACAAAAacagctaaaaaaatattactaactggaaaatgtgtatatcttttaaattatcttAGCTTAAACGATACGAAATCTGTAAATTGGGGAGTTTCGGATATAAAAttagaacaaaaaaatatattttcacaaataaaagataaaaatgaatttttttataatttaccAAACAcagatatattttctatcAATGATTTTCATACATATGTagaaaatatagataattatataaaagttatatctcaaaaaaaaaatcaagaattattttcattacttATAAAACAATATGGATTATATGACCATTTTAAAGCATTtagacattttatattattagtagATGGtgatttatttgaaaatatttttgaaaatatgaaaatagaTTTGTATATGAATGCAGATGAATTAAAAAgacattatttaaataataaattagaattatgtataaaatCTTCTTCAATATTTAcatctaataaaaatataattaaaaaattaattatcgAAAAATTTAATGCAAAAAGAGGAGATATAGGATGGGATATATTAGTACTCGATTTTGTAGTTGAAAAACCATtagatattatttttacaaataaaataaaaaatatatataaaagtataaatgttttattaataaaattaaaaaaaatacaatgtGAATTATCAAATATATGGTATCTATTTACACatctttttaaaataattaatttgatatattataattctGTTTTTATACATTGTAATGTAATAAGAAATGAAATGTTTCattttattcaaaatattttatcttatttttattatgatgTTATAGATATGAATTGgtatgaatttaaaaaaaaaatatttacatgtAACGATTTAGACATGTTAATACATGAACATTATAATTATGTAACACAGATTCAAATAGATTTGTTTCTTGGAAATTACACAGATATGTTTAATTCAAAATCTTTTCAAAATTCacataatataaatggaaCCCCTTTTAGTAACATGTTTGATAATGATACAACGAACTATTTAGGATCTTCTTTTTccaatgatataaataatactaCATATTCTTCCCCAATCTCACATGATAATGGAAATGATGTAAATGATGGAAAAAACAACTTTGAAAATGATGGAAAAAACAACTTTGAAAATGGAAATcctcaaaaaaatatagaaaatgaaacactaatttgtttaaataaaattctaGATATTATATCTAGATTTATAAATTTGACTAGCTCATTAATATCAACAGTTTGTGAAAATTATTCAGAAATAAAATCTTTAACTGAAAAAAAGAGGCAACAAAAAATAGATCAAAATATAGAACCCAATACAGATCCTACTATTAGTGATGTAGATATagattatattaataattatataaattataatataattggtgaaaaaacaattaaagATATTAAGATGTTGTTAAAGTATTATAGAAACTATatctataaatttatttgtctattacttaatgaaaataaatatttatatatccattcaaaaaacacaaaaagagataaattatattctcTTCGTCTTTTAGCTTCCCGTCTTGATTTTAATTTGTATTATGTAAACATTTCCAAAATTATGGATTCGCAAAAAAATGTCAAGCTAAACATTTCCAAGCAAATAAACATGATAAGCAAATAA
- a CDS encoding histidine--tRNA ligase, putative, whose product MWSFAKSSLKYFLLFAIFLRTHFLCRNISSQNTPQVFFLNNAGNNRKYKLRENKKKNLVNSIKGIRTFNQTQYKKREYLFNIWKDIARSFSYTFYDLPILENYEIFQKNNINEYYDFIKNKRHLILRPEITPQLINYLFFKNERLKKKQEQNISTCKNNYNCNNSHIYRQNNLKKLYSYQKKCRHKNDNQKQYKLQNFKKIFKMCTIGQCFRYEQISNYRKREHYQWNMDIIGINNINAEIELFTILLTFFKQVKLYDKDIIIKINNKQIIKYIILKVFKNSLLYYYSQKQIDKIIVKKILHILDKYNKISKYNFKLLLQKNIPFIKYNDITHFNNIIYNVNTFEDLEIFSNLNKYISNDNSLKNILSYFKKINLHTYFKIDLSTVRGLDYYQNTIFEIFYKNKINRAICGGGRYDFILNKITIPAVGFGMGDVVISEILFNKENTCNLINENINIVSFFPNIKLKNNKYKEYYDILHTLRINNIKIYTLLQNDLTLSKALKKANSLKSDYFLFCQENEENNFILKNLKTGRQQIVNLENILSIYSSI is encoded by the coding sequence ATGTGGTCATTCGCAAAGTCCAGTTTAAAATATTTCCTTTTGTTTGCGATTTTTTTAAGAACCCATTTTTTATGCAGAAATATTTCCAGCCAAAATACCCCCCAAGTTTTTTTCCTGAATAATGCAGGcaataatagaaaatataaattacgagaaaataaaaaaaaaaatttagttAATAGCATAAAAGGGATAAGAACATTTAATCAAacacaatataaaaaaagagaatatttatttaatatatggaAAGACATAGCAAGAAGTTTCTCATACACTTTTTATGATTTACCAATAttagaaaattatgaaatttttcaaaaaaataatataaatgaatattatgattttattaaaaataaaaggcaTTTAATATTACGTCCAGAAATAACACCACaattaattaattatttatttttcaaaaatgaaagattaaaaaaaaagcaagaacaaaatatatctaCATGTAAGAACAATTATAATTGTAATAATTCCCATATTTATagacaaaataatttaaaaaaattatatagttatcaaaaaaaatgtagacataaaaatgataatcaaaaacaatataagctacagaattttaaaaaaatatttaaaatgtgtACAATTGGTCAATGTTTCAGATATGAACAAATTTCTAATTATCGTAAAAGAGAACATTATCAATGGAATATGGATATAATtggaataaataatataaatgctgaaattgaattatttactattttattaacattttttaaacaagtcaaattatatgataaagatattataattaaaattaataataaacaaattataaaatatataatattaaaagtttttaaaaattcattattatattattattctcaAAAACAAATAGACAAaattattgtaaaaaaaatattgcatatacttgataaatataataaaatttcaaaatataattttaaattgttattacaaaaaaatattccatttataaaatataatgatataacacattttaataatatcatatataatgttaaTACATTTGAAGACTTAGaaatattttctaatttgaataaatatatttccaatgataattctttaaaaaatatattaagctattttaaaaaaattaatttgcacacatattttaaaatagatTTGTCAACAGTAAGAGGGTTAgattattatcaaaatacaatttttgaaattttttataaaaataaaattaatagagCAATATGTGGTGGTGGACGTTatgattttatattaaataaaataaccaTCCCAGCAGTAGGGTTTGGTATGGGAGATGTAGTTATATCtgaaatattgtttaataaagaaaatactTGTAATCTAATTAATGagaatattaatattgtatcattttttccaaatataaaattaaaaaataataaatataaagaatattATGACATTTTACACACTCTtagaataaataatattaaaatttatacattATTACAAAATGATTTGACTCTTTCAAAGGCTTTAAAAAAAGCTAACTCTTTAAAATcagattattttttattttgtcaagagaatgaagaaaataattttattttaaaaaatttaaaaacagGACGTCAACAGATTGTTAATTTAGAGAATATACTTTCCATTTATTCATCCATTTAG